The genomic stretch TCTATATCTTTCCAAACAAAGATACTTCCGGGCGGTATGTTTCTAAACGTTGTCATGGGTTACTTCCTCCAATTTCTGAAATTCATTTCCGCTAGTACATTTTACCCAACCAGGACACCAAAGTCCACCAGGAAATCGCAAAAATTCCTGATTAAATGCAGGGGTCGCCAACCACCTGTAACAGTTATAACGATTAGAGCAATTAGCGTTATCGCACTTAATCTCGATCATCTTAATCCCACTCTTCTCCGGCGTAGTCCGAGACCTTGATCTCATCCACCAAATACCCGTACTCTTTTACCTCTCGCTCTCCTTCCTTAATCAAGTCCAGTATACGTTGAAGCCTAGTCTGAGACCACTTGATAGGACGACGCCCCTCCCGTTTCAACTCATTGATAACATTCGCTCCGTATGCATCCAACATCCACTCATAGTAATAGGCTCCCTCCCCGCTGCCGGATTGATTACAAGTGGAACATTGTTTGTGTACATTTCGAGTATCAAACCGTACCGATGGGTGCGAGCCAGTCGCCATAAAATGTCCCGCATCCATCTTTCCCTCAACACGTCCACAAGTAATGCAACTAGTCTCATTTCCATCTGAACGGATTAATTTATTAAACCGTCTCTGCAACTTGGTAACGGTTAGCTTAGTACTCCGAGCCATGTCCCACCCCTTTCCAAAAACGAAAGTCTGTGATGAAGCACAATCCCTGATATTTGCCCACCAAAATACCAACTAGTCGGCCTTTACGATCATACACGCCCGACCCAGAACTGCCGCCGATAACCGCCACATCACCTCCGGCAACTTCAGGCCACAGACCACTATCCCAATTCGCATAGTTGCTCAGAATGCCCTCAGTCACCCAGACCTGTTCCATTCCACCAGGATGCCCAATCACCCGAATGGGATCACCAATCTCCACATCCGACAGTTCACCCCATACTGGATACTCTGGACTAGTCAAGTAAGGAACATAGAGAATTGCAATGTCCATTGTAGGGTGTGCTGCCCAAATGGTGGTGCGGTATGTAATGTCCTTATTGTGCAACTCCAAGTAACCAGGAATTTGGGACTGTCCCTGACCCACCACATGCCCCGCCGTCGCCACCAGACCGGGACCAATAATCACACCACTGCCACGCCACATAGGAATGCCGTTCGGATCATACGCCTGGACCATCAAGGTATTGTCCACAGCACTGGAAACCCAAGACCCTTTATTGGCCTCTTGATAAGCTACCACCCCCACAGCGCTAACAAAAGTGACGGCCAAAATGCCAATGCCAATCAAGTAATGGCGAGTGTCTGTTTTCATGTCGCTCTCCTTAAAAGTTAGGTGTGCTGTCGATCATCTTAAACAGGTCGTGCGGAGCAGGGCTCCACTCTCTCAAGTCCTTGGCCGGAGGGATCAATACTTTAATGGTCTCGACATACGGACAGATAGCCAAGGCCGTGTCTGTCGCCCCACGAATCCCGACCTCATCATTATCGGCGATAATAAAGACTCGAATATTCGTTCCAGTACTGGCCGATAATAGCTTAACTAACTCTTTATTTCCAGTTGCACAATTCAATTTCCCCAAGGCGGGTATGTTTGTTAAATGGTGGGCAAATGCCGTGTCTGAAAAGCCCTCACAAATAAGCAGACTGGGCGGAGTAGGGTTAAAGTACATGGGGCGAATCAATCCCATCTTACTCCCACGTTCATTCTTCTTAAACCCATTCGGTTTTCGTTTCTGGATGCCCACAATCCTACCGTCCCATTCAGAAATAGGAATCGTCAAAGAACCATCGGACGGGTCCACGCCACAGCCATATTTATACAGAACGTAGGGTGAGACTTGAAGCCGATGTTCCCACAATAACTGCTGGTCCTGCCGGTCTGCCAATTCTCGCTGCCAGGTTGCTGCCAAATGTCGGAAGTTGACATCAACCGGTGGGCGTGGTCGCACCGGCTTGCTCGCCTTCGCCTGTAACTCCATATCGGGCTTGAGGATGTGCAACCATCCCGCCCCACCAGCCTTCTTGGTGCTGACAGTGCGGCAACAGATAGCGGCGGTAGCATCTTCATTGATTAGACAACCATCCGTCCAACCGTACCCGTTATTGTGTCCACACACCGGGCATAAAATCCGTAAGTCCCTGGTCCGTTTCATTATCAATACTCCGGCTTAACTGCCAGCCCGTTCCGCCCTGGCCCCGACATAATAAACGACACTACTTCAATTGGATATTCGTTTCCCGCTACCGACACTAAGACTTCATAGTCCAGGTCATCGTACTCCCTTAGTAAGTGTGTTATTAGTTCACGGATTGTCATGTCCCAAACTCCTTAAATGTTTTTGGTACGGGAAAGTAAGTAGCATACTCTCCCAACCAGGCACACTGCACCTTCCCAGTCGGTCCGTTTCGCTGTTTGCCCACAATAATAAAGGCTTCACCATCGTCTACCTCGTCTTGCTGTTCTTCATATAGAGCGTAGTACGCTGGGCGATGCAGCAACAGCACCAGATCAGCCGCTTGTTCAATGCCTCCCGTCTCCCGTAAATCGGACAATCGTGGCGTGTGGTCCTGTCTCTTTTCCACCTCTCGATTGAGTTGACACAGCGTAATGATTGGGATATTCATGCCCTTAGCCAGGTCTTTCAACTGTTTACAAATTGTATCCAGTTCTTGATACCTGACCATCTGGCCCCCCAAGTCCATCAATTGTAGATAATCAATGAAGATAATATCTTGAGGGTCTTGTTCCAACTGTGTCTTCACCAACATTGGAGACAAGCACGTGGTCTCATCAATCGAGATATTCATTTTCTGCAATTGAGATAGAGACACGCGGACCGCTTCTCGTTGCTCATCATCCAACATGTTCTTTCGTAGGGCCGACAATGGAACTTTTGCGTGGGCAGAGATCAATCGCAACATTAGCATGTGAGTACTCATTTCCAAGGAAAAGATTCCGACTTTCTTCCCAGCCAATGCAGCCTGTAATGCCATCTGTACCATCATTGCCGT from Dehalococcoidales bacterium encodes the following:
- a CDS encoding recombination protein NinG; translation: MARSTKLTVTKLQRRFNKLIRSDGNETSCITCGRVEGKMDAGHFMATGSHPSVRFDTRNVHKQCSTCNQSGSGEGAYYYEWMLDAYGANVINELKREGRRPIKWSQTRLQRILDLIKEGEREVKEYGYLVDEIKVSDYAGEEWD
- a CDS encoding serine protease; protein product: MKTDTRHYLIGIGILAVTFVSAVGVVAYQEANKGSWVSSAVDNTLMVQAYDPNGIPMWRGSGVIIGPGLVATAGHVVGQGQSQIPGYLELHNKDITYRTTIWAAHPTMDIAILYVPYLTSPEYPVWGELSDVEIGDPIRVIGHPGGMEQVWVTEGILSNYANWDSGLWPEVAGGDVAVIGGSSGSGVYDRKGRLVGILVGKYQGLCFITDFRFWKGVGHGSEY
- a CDS encoding DnaB-like helicase C-terminal domain-containing protein, with the protein product TAMMVQMALQAALAGKKVGIFSLEMSTHMLMLRLISAHAKVPLSALRKNMLDDEQREAVRVSLSQLQKMNISIDETTCLSPMLVKTQLEQDPQDIIFIDYLQLMDLGGQMVRYQELDTICKQLKDLAKGMNIPIITLCQLNREVEKRQDHTPRLSDLRETGGIEQAADLVLLLHRPAYYALYEEQQDEVDDGEAFIIVGKQRNGPTGKVQCAWLGEYATYFPVPKTFKEFGT